From a single Nicotiana tomentosiformis chromosome 2, ASM39032v3, whole genome shotgun sequence genomic region:
- the LOC104105816 gene encoding uncharacterized protein, with product MRRTGVTPPISLLLLFFLLLSNPLPGSSFSFPFSNYRTLFSVSHSLFSRVANLRESRGDSAGAARARSIAIKLENGLGIGFWKVIWNVGWDYARNYAWRDTTSFDMFGALSELNEILRGLSDFSSVSSDRERVNWMNRNYENLFRVSKSLFGRFRKMFRQSGPLKEVMETLQKEVVDGDLLKDCLELGANDLKGLIMVFKDISSKYTSTSSTRTDL from the exons ATGCGCAGAACCGGCGTAACTCCCCCAATCTCTCTCCTCTTACTCTTCTTCCTCCTTCTCTCTAACCCACTCCCTGGTTCCTCCTTTTCTTTCCCCTTTTCTAACTACCGCACCCTCTTCTCTGTCTCTCATTCCCTTTTCTCCCGCGTCGCCAACCTCCGGGAATCCCGCGGAGACTCCGCTGGCGCTGCCCGAGCTCGATCCATTGCCATAAAACTGGAGAATGGTTTGGGTATTGGGTTCTGGAAAGTCATCTGGAACGTGGGTTGGGACTATGCGAGAAATTATGCTTGGAGAGATACGACGTCGTTTGATATGTTCGGTGCTTTGTCGGAGTTGAATGAAATTCTGCGTGGTCTTAGTGATTTTTCGAGTGTCAGTTCAGATAGGGAAAGGGTTAACTGGATGAATCGGAATTATGAGAATCTTTTTAGAGTTTCCAAATCCCTTTTCGGTAGATTTCGGAAGATGTTTCGACAATCC GGTCCGTTGAAGGAAGTCATGGAGACACTTCAGAAGGAAGTAGTAGATGGCGATTTGCTTAAGGACTGCCTTGAATTGGGCGCTAATGATTTGAAGGGCCTGATCATGGTTTTCAAGGATATTTCTTCGAAATATACCTCTACTTCCTCTACCAGGACAGACCTGTGA